The genomic DNA GATGTATCAATTTCAAGCCACGATTATTGACAATTTCTTGAAGTTTTAAAGGAAGATCAATCTCATCTTCACTAAGATCATCAAGTGACATGTTGTTATCAGAGCTGCTCATATGACAGTGGCCTGAAGAGTCAAAATCAGGACCAAGACTCATTAGATGAAAATCCTTCTTGCATGAAGTACAGGGAAGACAAGCATCAtctgtttttgtaattttgagaCAGAGAGGACACTTTGGTGTATCGCTAACTGCAATAGGTCCAGGACTAAGCTCCACATCACCACAGAGAACGATGCAACTGGCAGCACAAACATACGTGGTGAAATATATTAGCCGAAGCAGCTTCATACATGCATTAAGTCGAGTTATTGAATGACGTATCTTGTTATCAGAACCATATTTAGGTGGCCGTGTAAGTTCTTCAGACGAAGGAAAGATACTAAGTTGACTAATAAATGCAAGTTGAAACTGACATCAAAAATGGCATGACTGTGgtaactgattattaattttacttccatgtatttgtaggtattcaaaggaaataaagacagagacagcattgtttatcaccagttaaACCCACCCATCAAAGCTCTCTACATCAAACTTCGACCAACAGCATGGTACGGTCATATATCACTAAGgatggagctgtatggttgcTCAGCAGGTAAGATAATTGTCTTACATGAACTTATTTGGCACTGAAAAATGGAAGGGTGAAACACATGTTTTGGTTATAACTAGTATAATGCTGAAATATGAATATGGCAAGAAACTGTAGATTGTTAGATACTACATTAtgacatacaaaaaaaattttcccttgatccaaattttgtgtaACTTCTAAGTTTTCAATCGAACTGTATGTACCTACCCTCAAACATACCTACATACCTACATACCTCAGTACATAAACACATACACATAGACTGTTCTTTTACCTTCTTATTTCTGTAAAGAATGTTCGGCACCTCTTGGTTTGGAGAGTGGACGCATTAAAGATGCTCAagtcactgcatcttcagaatgggatagaaatcatgcagcaatccagggaagattgaacttcaaggctggtggaggcaagcaaggaggatggtcagctgggaaaaataatggaaatcaatggatacaggtggctcttggcagttacaccaaattaacaagtatagcaacacagggaaggaatgctcacagccagtgggtaacagcatacaaactgcagtacagtgaagatggagtgaCCTTCTACTACTACAAAGTACCGGGACAGAGTTCACCTAAGGTAAATGTAGAAGCAGTTGCttggtttaaaactgttaaaaacatatcTTTATGTCTGCACAGTATAGACTGAGgtaacagttataatatgtTGCAAGTATTTCATAATTAAGTCATCTGCAAATATCAAGGAGCTAAGCCTCTGATCATGCATTCTACTATGGAAAAAATGATTATGCCACATATCTAGCCTGGCATTCAAAGTTTGAGTTTCTTGATTATCTCTTGTATATTTACAGCTAGTGCAATCACcatgttataattttaaatgtaagtttAAACTACCTTTTAAAATGGCATGACTGTGgtaactgattattaattttacttgaatgtatttgtaggtattcaaaggaaataaagacagagacagcattgtttatcaccagttaaATCCACCCATCAAAGCTCGCTACATCAAACTTCGACCAACAGCATGGTATGGTCATATATCACTAAGgatggagctgtatggttgcTCAGCAGGTATGATTGTTGTCTTATATGAACTTATTTGGCACTGAAAAATGGATGGATGAAAcacatgttttgattataaccAGTATAATGCTGAAATGGATATAACAAGAAACTGTAGATTGTTACTTACTACATAATGAGGTGTGTAGAACATTTCTGCTTGATCCAAATTGTgtctaattttttaatttttactggaACTGTATGTACCTACCCTCAAACATACCTACATACCTCAGTACATAAACAGATACACATAGACTGTTCTTTTACCTTCTGTATTTCTGTAAAGAATGTTTGGCACCTCTTGGTTTGGAGAGTGGACGCATTAAAGACGCTCaggtcactgcatcttcagaatgggatagaaatcatgcagcaatccagggaagattaaacttcaaggctggtggaggcaagcaaggaggatggtcagctgggaagaataatggaaatcaatggatacaggtggctcttggcagttacaccaaattaacaagtatagcaacacagggaaggaatgctcacagccagtgggtaacagcatacaaactgcagtacagtgaagatggagtgaACTTTTACTACTATAAAGTACCAGGACAGAGTTCACCTAAGGTAAATGTAGAAGCAGTTGCttggtttaaaactgttaaaaacatatcTTTATGTCTGCACAGTATAGACTGAGgtaacagttataatatgtTGCAAGTATTTCATAATTAAGTCATCTGCAAATACCAAGGAGCTAAGCCCCTGATCATGCAGTCTACTATGGAAAAAGTTGATTATGCCACATATCTAGCCTGGCATTCAAAGTTTGAGTTTCTTGATTATCTCTTGCATATTTACAGCTAGTGCAATCAacatgttataattttaaatgtaagtttAAACTACCTTTTAAAATGGCATGACTGTGgtaactgattattaattttacttgaatgtatttgtaggtattcaaaggaaataaagacagagacagcattgtttatcaccagttaaacccacccatcaaagctcgctacatcaaacttcgaccaacagcatggtatggtcatatatcactaaggatggagctgtatggttgcTCAGCAGGTATGATTGTTGTCTTATATGAACTTATTTGGCACTGAAAAATGGAAGGGTGAAAcacatgttttgattataaccAGTATAATGCTGAAATGGATAGAACAAGAAACTGTAGATTGTTAGATACTACATTATGAGATGCGTAGAACATTTCTgcttgatccaaattttgtctaatttttaatttttgctagAACTGTATGTACCTACCCTCAAACATACCTACGTACCTCAGTACATAAACACATACACATAAACtgttcttttaccttctttatttctgtaaagaatGTTCGGCACCTCTTGGTTTGAAGAGTGGACGCATTAAAGACGCTCaggtcactgcatcttcagaatgggatagaaatcatgcagcaatccagggaagattgaacttcaaggctggtggaggcaagcaaggaggatggtcagcagggaagaataatggaaatcaatggatacaggtggctcttggcagttacaccaaattaacaagtatagcaacacagggaaggaatgctcacagccagtgggtaacagcatacaaactgcagtacagtgaagatggagtgaCCTTCTACTACTACAAAGTACCGGGACAGAGCTCACCTAAGGTAAATGTAGAAGCAGTTACGtggtttaaaactgttaaaaacatatcCTTATGTCTGCACAGTATAGAGgtaacagttataatatgtTGCAAGTATTTCGTAATTAAGTCATCTGCAAATACCAAGGGGCTAAGCCCCTGATCATGCATTCtactatggaaaaagttaagTATGCTACATATCTAGCCTGGCATTAAAAATTGGTGTGTCTTGACTTTCTCTTGCATATTTACAGCTAGTGCAATCAacatgttataattttaaatgtaagtttAAACTACCTTTTAAAATGGCATGACTGTGgtaactgattattaattttacttgcatgtatttgtaggtattcaaaggaaataaagacagagacagcattgtttatcaccagttaaACCCACCCATCAAAGCTCGCTACATCAAACTTCGACCAACAGCATGGTACGGTCATATATCACTTAGgatggagctgtatggttgcTCAGCAGGTAAGATTGTTCTCTTACATGAACTTAATTGGCACTTAAGAATGGAAGGGTGAAAcacatgttttgattataaccAGTATAATGCTGAAACATGGATATAACAAGAATTGGTATATTGTTAGATGCTACATTATGACATACATAGAAAATTTCTgcttgatccaaattttgtgtaacttttaaattttcaatagaaCTATTATGTACCTACCCTCAAACATACCTACATACCTCAGTATGTAAACACATACAAATAaactcttctttttccttccttaTTTCTGTAAAGAATGTAAAGCACCTCTTGGTTTGGAGAGTGGAGGCATTAAAGACGCTCAagtcactgcatcttcagaatgggatagaaatcatgcagcaatTCAGGGAAGATTGAACTTCAAGGCTGGTGGAGGCAAGCAAGGGGGATGGTCAGCAgggaagaataatggaaatcaatggatacaggtggctcttggcagttacaccaaattaacaagtatagcaacacagggaaggaatgctcacagccagtgggtaacagcatacaaactgcagtacagtgaagatggagtgaACTTTTACTACTATAAAGTACCAGGACAGAGTTCACCTAAGGTAAATGTACAAGCAGTTACTTGGTTTAAAACTGTTGAAAACATATCTTTATTCTGCACAGTATAGACTGAGgtaacagttataatatgtTGCAAGTATTTCATAATTAAGTCATCTGCAAATATCAAGGAGCTAAGCCCCTGATCATGCATTCTactatggaaaaaaatgattatgCCACATATCTAGCCTGGCATTCAAAGTTTAAGTTTCTTGATTATCTCTTGTATATTTACAGCTAGTGCAATCACcatgttataattttaaatgtaagtttAAACTACCTTTTAAAATGGCATGACTGTGgtaactgattattaattttacttgcatgtatttgtaggtattcaaaggaaataaagacagagacagcattgtttatcaccagttaaACCCACCCATCAAAGCTCGCTACATCAAACTTCAACCAACAGCATGGTATGGTCATATATCACTAAGgatggagctgtatggttgcTCAGCAGGTATGATTGTTGTCTTATATGAACTTATTTGGCACTGAAAAATGGATGGATGAAAcacatgttttgattataaccAGTATAATGCTGAAATGGATATAACAAGAAACTGTAGATTGTTAGATGCTACATGATGAGGTGTGTAGAACATTTCTGCTTGATCCAAATTGTgtctaattttttaatttttactggaACTGTATGTACCTACCCTCAAACATACCTACATACCTCAGTACATAAACAGATACACATAGACTGTTCTTTTACTTTCTGTATTTCTGTAAAGAATGTTTGGCACCTCTTGGTTTGGAGAGTGGACGCATTAAAGACGCTCaggtcactgcatcttcagaatgggatagaaatcatgcagcaatccagggaagattaaacttcaaggctggtggaggcaagcaaggaggatggtcagcagggaagaataatggaaatcaatggatacaggtggctcttggcagttacaccaaattaacaagtatagcaacacagggaaggaatgctcacagccagtgggtaacagcatacaaactgcagtacagtgaagatggagtgaACTTTTACTACTATAAAGTACCAGGACAGAGTTCACCTAAGGTAAATGTAGAAGCAGTTGCttggtttaaaactgttaaaaacatatcTGTATGTCTGCACAGTATAGACTGAGgtaacagttataatatgtTGCAAGTATTTCATAATTAAGTCATCTGCAAATACCAAGGAGCTAAGCCCCTGATCATGCAGTCTACTATGGAAAAAGTTGATTATGCCACATATCTAGCCTGGCATTCAAAGTTTGAGTTTCTTGATTATCTCTTGCATATTTACAGCTAGTGCAATCAacatgttataattttaaatgtaagtttAAACTACCTTTTAAAATGGCATGACTGTGgtaactgattattaattttacttgcatgtatttgtaggtattcaaaggaaataaagacagagacagcattgtttatcaccagttaaACCCACCCATCAAAGCTCGCTACATCAAACTTCAACCAACAGCATGGTATGGTCATATATCACTAAGgatggagctgtatggttgcTCAGCAGGTAAGATTGTTGTCTTACATGAACTTATTTGGCACTGAAAAATGGATGGGTGAAAcacatgttttgattataaccAGTATAATGCTGAAATGGATATAACAAGAAACTGTAGATTGTTAGATACTACATTATGTGATGCGTAGAACATTTCTgcttgatccaaattttgtctaatttttaatttttgctagAACTGTATGTACCTACCCTCAAACTTACCTACCTACCTCAGTACATAAACACATACACATAAACtgttcttttaccttctttatttctgtaaagaatGTTCGGCACCTCTTGGTTTGAAGAGTGGACGCATTAAAGATGCTCaggtcactgcatcttcagaatgggatagaaatcatgcagcaatTCAGGGAAGATTGAACTTCAAGGCTGGTGGTGGCAAGCAAGGAGGATGTTCAGCAgggaagaataatggaaatcaatggatacaggtggctcttggcagttacaccaaattaacaagtatagcaacacagggaaggaatgctcacagccagtgggtaacagcatacaaactgcagtacagtgaagatggagtgaCCTTCTACTACTACAAAGTACCGGGACAGAGCTCACCTAAGGTAAATGTAGAAGCAGTTAGttggtttaaaactgttaaaaacatatcCTTATGTCTGCACAGTATAGAGgtaacagttataatatgtTGCAAGTATTTCATAATTAAGTCATCTGCAAACACCAAGGGGCTAAGCCCCTGATCATGCATTTtactatggaaaaagttaagTATGCTACATATCTAGCCTGGCATTAAAAATTGGTGTGTCTTGACTTTCTCTTGCATATTTACAGCTAGTGCAATCAacatgttataattttaaatgtaagtttAAACTACCTTTTAAAATGGCGTGACTGTGgtaactgattattaattttacttgcatgtatttgtaggtattcaaaggaaataaagacagagacagcattgtttatcaccagttaaACCCACCCATCAAAGCTCGCTACATCAAACTTCGACCAACAGCATGGTACGGTCATATATCACTTAGgatggagctgtatggttgcTCGGCAGGTAAGATTGTTCTCTTACATGAACTTAATTGGCACTTAAGAATGGAGGGGTGAAAcacatgttttgattataaccAGTATAATGCTGAAACATGGATATAACAAGAATTGGTATATTGTTAGATGCTACATTATGACATACATAGAAAATTTCTgcttgatccaaattttgtgtaacttttaaattttcaatagaaCTATTATGTACCTACCCTCAAACATACCTACATACCTCAGTATGTAAACACATACAAATAaactcttctttttccttccttaTTTCTGTAAAGAATGTTCAGCACCTCTTGGTTTGGAGAGTGGAGGCATTAAAGACGCTCAagtcactgcatcttcagaatgggatagaaatcatgcagcaatccaGGGAAGATTAAACTTCAAGGCTGGTGGAGGCAAGCAAGGGGGATGGTCAGCAgggaagaataatggaaatcaatggatacaggtggctcttggcagttacaccaaattaacaagtatagctACGCAGGGAAGAAATGCTCATAGCCAGTGGGTAACAGCATACAAACTgcagtacagtgaagatggagtgaACTTTTACTACTATAAAGTACCAGGACAGAGTTCGCCTAAGGTAAATGTAGAAGCAGTTACttggtttaaaactgttaaaaacatatcTTTATGTCTGCGCAGTATAGATTCTTGTTATATAATATGTTGCAAGTATTTCATAGTTAAGTCATCTGCAAATACCAAGGAGCTAAGCCCCTGATCATGCAGTCTACTACATATCTAGCCTGGCATTCAAAATTTGAGTTTCTTGATTATCTCTTGCATATTTACAGCTAGTGCAATCAacatgttataattttaaatgtatttttaaactaCCTTTAAAATGGCATGACTGTGgtaactgattattaattttacttgcatgtatttgtaggtattcaaaggaaataaagacagagacagcattgtttatcaccagttaaacccacccatcaaagctcgctacatcaaacttcgaccaacagcatggtatggtcatatatcactaaggatggagctgtatggttgcTCAGCAGGTATGATTGTTGTCTTATATGAACTTATTTGGCACTGAAAAATGGAAGGGTGAAAcacatgttttgattataaccAGTATAATGCTGAAATGGATATAACAAGAAACTGTAGATTGCTAGATACTACATTATGAGATGCGTAGAACATTTCTgcttgatccaaattttgtgtaattttttaatttttactagAACTGTATGTACCTACCCTCAAACATACCTACCTACCTCAGTACATAACCACATACACATAGACtgttcttttaccttctttatttctgtaaagaatGTTCGGCACCTCTTGGTTTGGAGAGTGGACGCATAAAAGACGCTCaggtcactgcatcttcagaatgggatagaaatcatgcagcaatccagggaagattaaacttcaaggctggtggaggcaagcaaggaggatggtcagctgggaagaataatggaaatcaatggatacaggtggctcttggcagttacaccaaattaactagtatagcaacacagggaaggaatgctcacagccagtgggtaacagcatacaaactgcagtacagtgaagatggagtgaCCTTCTACTACTACAAAGTACCGGGACAGAGCTCACCTAAGGTAAATGTAGAAGCAGTTGCTTGGTTTAACACTGTTAAAAACATATCCTTATGTCTTCACAGTATAGACTGAGGTAACAGTTAAAATATGTTGCAAGTATTTCCTAATTTAGTCACCTGCAAATACCAAGGGGCTAAGCCCCTGATCATGCATTCTGctatggaaaaagttaattATGCCACATATTTAGCCTTTGACTTTCTCTTGCATATTTACAACAAGTGCAATCAACATGTTACAATTTCAAATGTGGGTTGAAACTGACATAAAAAATGACATGACTGTGgtaactgattattaattttacttgcatgtatttgtaggtattcaaaggaaataaagacagagacagcattgtttatcaccagttaaACCCACCCATCAAAGCTCGCTACATCAAACTTCGACCAACAGCATGGTACGGTCATATATCACTAAGAatggagctgtatggttgcTCGGCAGGTATGATTGTTGTCTTACATGAACTTATTTGGCACTTAAAAATGGAAGGGTGAAAcacatgttttgattataactAGTGTAATGCTGAAATATGGATATGGCAAGAATCTCTAGATTGTTAGATGCTACATTAtgacatacaaaaaaaatttctgcttgatccaaattttgtgtaacttttaaattttcaatagaaCTATTATGTACCTACCCTCAGACATACGTAGTACATACCTCAGCACATAAACACATACACATTAACtgttcttttaccttcttttaatgttgCTATTAAGCTTTAGTGGAGATTCCAGAATGTCTTCCTTTTGTGGCCGGTCAGTCAGTCCTGGGCTGGCCGCAACATGGAACAGGAAATTTATGACAGGATGAGGAAAGCCTTTAGTTTTACCACCCGCTTGTTTTCCCTCAAGTTCAAGGACTTTAGTATTGCTAAAACGTTTGCCTATAACATGTATCTTATGGATAATGTGGTCAGCAAGAATGCTCTTGCAAGCACGCCCACTCTGTCGATCAAAGAAAAGCTAGCTTTGCCCCCAAAAGGGGAGGATCTCAACAAAGGCATTGATCTGTCTTACAGCGAAGTAAGTGCGAAATCAGCACTCTCTTGCCACCTGCTCTTACGCCGGTGCTGGGAGTGGGTATGAGCTGGGCTGGCCTGGGTTGCTTAACCTTGCACGCACaagagccaaaaaaaaagtgtagtGAGTCgtgggccgggttgttcaaagctgggttaagataacccagggttaatgTGAAAACTGATTTcaaatctgaaagctttaaaaaaaattcattttaatgtaATTTGTGTACAATCTTAAgattggatgctctaaaaagaatagagaaaattatccaaaagGGCATTTGAACAAAGTAATAAAGATacaagattaaaatttaaccctgggttcGTGCTAATCGGCCTTAGAACAGCTGGGCTCTAATCTATGAGAATCTATTGTCTGGTGGTGCCGCTCTGATGTCCCACATTTAGGTGGGCCTTTAGTTTCCATCATTTCCATTACTCccgcgttttgactttttctacgaataCAATTCGCCTTTAGCTACCTTGAACTTAGCCCAATCGCTTGttaattccttttaaaacaacctgcattttattaCTTATTTTTCACACACAGGGCAAAGTCTAGATGGGCAACAActaatcaaggagccctctttgaaatattatcgttttctcttgttcagtgtatcttcacttattcgagatcgcaatatatctttggttatgGTCTAGTAGAGGTAAAACAGAGTTTCAATTTGCTTTTCGTTGTAAAATTAcgcggaatttttttttaggcaaCTTATTATAGACGAATAATTTTCTCTATGTTCGAGGGACGGCGGTAAGCGTTTCTTTtgcaaccgttatttggtctcgtcacgcaacgcactCTCTCTCCAACGGAAAATGGAGGGCGTTGGCTGACGAGACTAAACAACAGCGGCGAAGTAGACaacagtaagcgtggcaccgatttcatttttacttagAAATATTTAGgtaatagaccacaaaataaatttgtgagttcagataaattaggttttttctgtctttctcttaaggtgaagtgatgcgatattttcgttcttttgaaagttatgctcttttcagttacaaaactgaaaacattaaGTATACAAACTGTCGCCTCTCAACccacacaacaaaaaaattaacttttgcatgctacgcatgcctatgttctAATTTGTGTCAACTTACTTGTTTCGAAtcagttatttcagtttttttttttggtttatacATATTTCCAATCGAGATTGTATGTACCATCCGATTCTAAAATTTTGTATGTTTATACTACTATACTTGTATATTTTCACTAAAAGCTCCTGGAGTAAATGTCCTCTGCGGCGATAAAACCATTACCATTGTCATCCCAAAGACCCTCCTCCGTGGTCTTGATTTAAAGAATATTCGACTCCTGGACACCAAATGTAAAGGCAAAGAAGGACGGACCCACCTTAGCGTTACAACATCATTGACGGGCTGTAAAACTGCCAGGAGGTATACACCTACAGCTATCATCTACTCCAACATACTGAAAATACCCGTGGCCGCTAAAAGTGCCGTAACACGCGTACGTGACATAAAAGTGCAGTTCAGCTGCTATTACTCAGCGCATGGTATAGTTTCATCGCTTGGTTGGACGCCAATTAAAACAACACTTGAGCTTCGAGAAAAGGCCAAAGGGAACTTGACACTGTCGTTGAGAATGTTTCACAACAAGGCATTTGTGAATCCTTACACAAAAGTTGATTTCCCTGTTGCTGTGGAGCTGCACAGACGATTGTACTTTGAGGTATCCGTGGCAACAGATGACAAAAAGCTGTCAGTCAGGGCTGATCGATGTTATGCCACGCCCACCCAGGATCAAAAGAATTCTCTGAAATATGAGTTTATAAAGAAAGGGTATGTTTAGTAATAAATGTTTTGGACACTTAATTTCTactccttttgaaaaattactcTTGGTTTATTTTGCGGTTACTTGAGACGTTTTCCTAAGCAACTAATAGTTAGTTACAAGTAAGAAAAATTGGACACACTTCGTAATCTTGAATTCCATGATGATCAacataagttaaaaaaaaaaacttttgttaagGATATTCTTAGGTATAATTTCACCTTGATCAAGGAAATTTGCTTTACTTTAGCTGCCCAAGTGACGTAACAGTAAAATATCATTCATCGCCTTCTTCTCGTGCTCAGCAGTTCAGCGTGGAAGCCTTTAAGTTCATTGCTGCTCATCCCTTTGTTTTCGTCCACTGCCAAGTGACTGTATGCAATGCAACCAACCCAGGTTCCAAATGCTCGATGAAATGTCCTTCAAGTGGCCGAGGGAAACGTGAGCTGAGTGATAACGTGACTTACGACGTGTACTCTTTAGTGCAGGGACCCCTGCACCTGACGCAcgagaaaagaaaggagaacCGCGGGAGAATTCTGGATAAGACTGGTACGTCGATGAGCTGTTTCCGGGGACACATATTAGGGATGCATCCTGAGGATAAATTCTATCCCTGGCCCCCAGTACCCCATGGACCCCTCTTGAAAGGCCCCTCAAGATTTTTGAGTTGTGAAAAATATCT from Pocillopora verrucosa isolate sample1 chromosome 10, ASM3666991v2, whole genome shotgun sequence includes the following:
- the LOC131768849 gene encoding uncharacterized protein — encoded protein: MQLAAQTYVVFKGNKDRDSIVYHQLNPPIKALYIKLRPTAWYGHISLRMELYGCSAECSAPLGLESGRIKDAQVTASSEWDRNHAAIQGRLNFKAGGATQGRNAHSQWVTAYKLQYSEDGVTFYYYKVPGQSSPKVFKGNKDRDSIVYHQLNPPIKARYIKLRPTAWYGHISLRMELYGCSAECLAPLGLESGRIKDAQVTASSEWDRNHAAIQGRLNFKAGGGKQGGWSAGKNNGNQWIQVALGSYTKLTSIATQGRNAHSQWVTAYKLQYSEDGVNFYYYKVPGQSSPKVFKGNKDRDSIVYHQLNPPIKARYIKLRPTAWYGHISLRMELYGCSAECKAPLGLESGGIKDAQVTASSEWDRNHAAIQGRLNFKAGGGKQGGWSAGKNNGNQWIQVALGSYTKLTSIATQGRNAHSQWVTAYKLQYSEDGVNFYYYKVPGQSSPKVFKGNKDRDSIVYHQLNPPIKARYIKLQPTAWYGHISLRMELYGCSAECLAPLGLESGRIKDAQVTASSEWDRNHAAIQGRLNFKAGGGKQGGWSAGKNNGNQWIQVALGSYTKLTSIATQGRNAHSQWVTAYKLQYSEDGVNFYYYKVPGQSSPKVFKGNKDRDSIVYHQLNPPIKARYIKLQPTAWYGHISLRMELYGCSAECSAPLGLKSGRIKDAQVTASSEWDRNHAAIQGRLNFKAGGGKQGGCSAGKNNGNQWIQVALGSYTKLTSIATQGRNAHSQWVTAYKLQYSEDGVTFYYYKVPGQSSPKVFKGNKDRDSIVYHQLNPPIKARYIKLRPTAWYGHISLRMELYGCSAECSAPLGLESGGIKDAQVTASSEWDRNHAAIQGRLNFKAGGGKQGGWSAGKNNGNQWIQVALGSYTKLTSIATQGRNAHSQWVTAYKLQYSEDGVNFYYYKVPGQSSPKVFKGNKDRDSIVYHQLNPPIKARYIKLRPTAWYGHISLRMELYGCSAECSAPLGLESGRIKDAQVTASSEWDRNHAAIQGRLNFKAGGGKQGGWSAGKNNGNQWIQVALGSYTKLTSIATQGRNAHSQWVTAYKLQYSEDGVTFYYYKVPGQSSPKVFKGNKDRDSIVYHQLNPPIKARYIKLRPTAWYGHISLRMELYGCSAAPGVNVLCGDKTITIVIPKTLLRGLDLKNIRLLDTKCKGKEGRTHLSVTTSLTGCKTARRYTPTAIIYSNILKIPVAAKSAVTRVRDIKVQFSCYYSAHGIVSSLGWTPIKTTLELREKAKGNLTLSLRMFHNKAFVNPYTKVDFPVAVELHRRLYFEVSVATDDKKLSVRADRCYATPTQDQKNSLKYEFIKKGCPSDVTVKYHSSPSSRAQQFSVEAFKFIAAHPFVFVHCQVTVCNATNPGSKCSMKCPSSGRGKRELSDNVTYDVYSLVQGPLHLTHEKRKENRGRILDKTGSSPHIPEALSADNHHK